A genomic stretch from Chloroflexota bacterium includes:
- a CDS encoding plastocyanin/azurin family copper-binding protein, with protein MRSTALSLLLLAGLAAGCSPDMSPLRVEIRIHYSQFEPIALTFPHGVAVTFVLINDDPIDHEWLIGDEAFHERHRDGTEPQHGDRPTEVSLPPLTSIETTLTFDSPGTMDYICHFPGHEKYGMVGTLTVT; from the coding sequence GTGCGGTCGACGGCCCTCAGCCTGCTGCTCCTGGCAGGACTGGCCGCCGGCTGCAGCCCGGACATGTCGCCGCTGCGGGTGGAGATCCGGATCCATTACTCGCAGTTCGAGCCGATCGCGCTCACGTTCCCACATGGGGTGGCCGTGACCTTTGTGCTCATCAACGACGACCCGATCGATCACGAGTGGCTGATCGGGGACGAGGCGTTCCACGAACGACATCGCGACGGTACGGAGCCGCAGCACGGGGATCGACCGACCGAGGTCTCTCTTCCTCCACTGACGTCGATCGAGACGACGCTGACCTTCGACAGCCCGGGCACGATGGACTACATCTGTCACTTCCCCGGGCACGAGAAGTACGGGATGGTTGGGACGCTGACCGTCACCTAG
- the carB gene encoding carbamoyl-phosphate synthase large subunit, whose amino-acid sequence MTPRKVLVIGSGPIVIGQAAEFDYAGVQACLALRGEGVETVLVNSNPATVMTDPDVGGTVVIGPLTVDHLERVIAEHRPDALLPTLGGQTGLNLAVALDDAGVLERYGVRVLGTPLAAVRAAEDRGGFRDLVTRIGEPVPESAVVETIEDGLRFVEELGAPVVVRPAFTLGGGGGGFASTPEQARARLTTGLAASPIGQVLVERSLLGWYEIEFEVLRDASDTAIAICGMENLDPMGVHTGDSIVVAPIQTLPDPLVQQLRRCALKIVRELRLEGGCNVQLAVRPDGRDYRVIEVNPRVSRSSALASKATGYPIARVAALIALGKRLHELPNPATGSGSAAFEPAVDYVVVKLPRWPFDKFPDADRSLGIQMKATGEAMAIDREFGTALLKAIRSLEPRGHGWLWEDPAWGLSHRPPNDLASFLEPTDTRLWRLVALLRHGWTDAAGLSEATGIAPWFSERLAELVEAERSLVGMPLLEAKQLGFGDADIATLSGVPAVAVRRARVRAGIRPAYRRVDTCAGEFPAETPYFYSSHTTPEVAPPTDRRSVIVVGSGPIRIGQGIEFDYCSVRAAWAIREMGLDAVVINNNPETVSTDYDACSRLYFEPLDAESVLDVIDHERALTGEPPHVVLTFGGQTAIDLAKELAYADVPIAGLTAQAIELTEDRERFATLLDELAIEGPRGRLAADERELRSIVGVLGLPVIVRPSWVIGGRGIAVLRSEDDVTGQLATEIGWPLRVDPMVDGVELDVDVISDGQNWCVPGILEQLDPPGVHSGDSVAVLPPQRISRQVQVAAAETAGRIALRLGVRGILNVQMIVSDDRIVVIEANPRASRTVPIVAKATGRDVVAAAVRCALGATLAEVRWQPGLAADAPLVAVKTPIGSLWRLPGVDTALGPEMRSTGEVLGLAPDYAGAMAAAEAAALAHSAP is encoded by the coding sequence ATGACGCCGCGCAAGGTCCTGGTAATCGGCTCGGGGCCGATCGTCATCGGCCAGGCGGCGGAGTTCGACTACGCCGGCGTGCAGGCCTGCCTGGCGCTGCGCGGCGAGGGCGTGGAGACGGTGCTCGTCAATTCGAATCCAGCCACCGTCATGACCGATCCGGACGTGGGTGGCACCGTGGTGATCGGGCCGTTGACGGTTGACCATCTGGAGCGGGTCATCGCCGAGCACCGGCCCGATGCGCTGCTGCCGACCCTTGGCGGGCAGACGGGCCTGAACCTTGCCGTCGCGCTCGACGATGCCGGCGTCCTGGAGCGCTACGGCGTGCGAGTCCTCGGAACGCCGCTGGCGGCCGTGCGCGCGGCGGAGGATCGAGGCGGCTTCCGCGACCTGGTGACGCGGATCGGGGAGCCAGTGCCGGAGAGCGCCGTGGTGGAGACGATCGAGGACGGCCTGCGCTTCGTCGAGGAGCTGGGCGCCCCGGTGGTGGTGCGGCCAGCGTTCACGCTTGGCGGCGGCGGGGGCGGCTTCGCGTCCACGCCTGAGCAGGCGCGGGCGCGTCTGACGACCGGGCTGGCGGCGAGCCCCATCGGCCAGGTCCTGGTCGAGCGCAGCCTGCTGGGCTGGTACGAGATCGAGTTCGAGGTGCTGCGAGACGCCTCCGACACGGCGATCGCCATCTGCGGCATGGAGAACCTCGACCCGATGGGCGTGCACACCGGCGACTCGATCGTGGTCGCTCCGATCCAGACGCTGCCCGATCCGCTCGTCCAGCAGCTGCGGCGCTGCGCGCTGAAGATCGTGCGCGAGCTGCGGCTGGAGGGCGGCTGCAACGTGCAGTTGGCGGTGCGGCCTGACGGCCGAGACTACCGTGTCATCGAGGTCAACCCGCGGGTCAGCCGTTCGTCCGCGCTGGCCAGCAAGGCGACCGGTTACCCGATAGCGCGGGTGGCCGCCCTCATCGCGCTCGGTAAGCGGCTGCACGAGCTCCCGAACCCGGCCACCGGGTCGGGGAGCGCCGCCTTCGAGCCGGCCGTCGACTACGTGGTCGTCAAGCTGCCGCGCTGGCCGTTCGACAAGTTCCCGGACGCGGATCGTTCGCTGGGGATCCAGATGAAGGCGACCGGCGAGGCGATGGCGATCGACCGCGAGTTCGGCACGGCGCTCCTCAAGGCGATCCGCTCCCTTGAGCCGCGGGGACACGGATGGCTGTGGGAAGACCCGGCATGGGGCCTCTCCCATCGGCCTCCGAACGACCTCGCCTCCTTCCTGGAACCAACCGATACGCGCCTGTGGAGGTTGGTTGCCCTCCTGCGCCATGGCTGGACCGATGCCGCCGGGCTGAGCGAGGCGACCGGGATCGCGCCGTGGTTCAGTGAGCGGTTGGCGGAGCTGGTCGAGGCAGAACGGAGCCTTGTCGGCATGCCGCTCCTCGAGGCCAAGCAGCTCGGCTTCGGCGACGCCGACATCGCGACCCTCTCCGGCGTGCCGGCGGTGGCGGTGCGGCGCGCGCGCGTTCGCGCGGGGATCCGCCCCGCGTATCGGCGGGTGGACACCTGCGCCGGAGAGTTCCCGGCCGAGACGCCGTACTTCTACTCCTCGCACACCACGCCCGAGGTTGCGCCCCCGACCGATCGTCGCAGCGTGATCGTGGTCGGCTCCGGGCCGATCCGCATCGGGCAGGGCATCGAGTTCGACTACTGCTCGGTACGAGCCGCCTGGGCAATCCGAGAGATGGGCCTCGACGCCGTCGTAATCAACAACAACCCGGAGACCGTGTCGACCGATTACGACGCCTGCTCGCGCCTCTACTTCGAGCCGCTTGACGCCGAGAGCGTGCTCGACGTGATCGACCACGAGCGGGCACTCACCGGCGAACCGCCTCACGTGGTGCTCACCTTCGGGGGGCAGACGGCCATCGACCTGGCCAAGGAGCTGGCATACGCCGATGTGCCGATCGCCGGGCTCACGGCCCAGGCGATCGAGCTGACCGAGGACCGGGAGCGCTTCGCCACGCTCCTCGATGAGCTCGCGATCGAGGGGCCGCGCGGGCGGCTGGCCGCCGACGAGAGGGAGCTGCGCTCCATCGTCGGCGTGCTCGGGCTGCCGGTCATCGTCCGGCCGTCATGGGTGATTGGCGGGCGCGGGATCGCGGTGCTACGGAGCGAGGATGATGTCACGGGGCAACTGGCGACCGAGATCGGCTGGCCGCTGCGGGTGGACCCGATGGTCGACGGGGTCGAGCTGGACGTGGACGTCATCAGCGATGGGCAGAACTGGTGCGTGCCGGGGATCCTGGAGCAGCTCGACCCTCCCGGTGTTCACTCCGGAGACTCGGTCGCGGTCCTCCCGCCCCAGCGCATCTCGCGGCAGGTGCAAGTGGCAGCGGCCGAAACGGCCGGGCGCATCGCCCTGCGCCTTGGGGTGCGCGGGATCCTGAACGTGCAGATGATCGTGTCCGATGACCGGATCGTGGTGATCGAGGCCAATCCGCGTGCCAGCCGAACGGTGCCGATCGTGGCCAAGGCGACCGGTCGTGACGTGGTCGCCGCCGCGGTGCGCTGCGCGCTCGGCGCGACGTTGGCGGAGGTGCGCTGGCAGCCGGGCCTCGCGGCGGACGCTCCGCTGGTCGCGGTCAAGACGCCGATCGGCTCACTCTGGCGCCTGCCGGGCGTGGATACGGCGCTCGGTCCGGAGATGCGTTCGACCGGGGAGGTGCTCGGGCTGGCGCCTGACTACGCAGGGGCCATGGCGGCCGCGGAAGCAGCGGCGTTGGCGCACTCGGCGCCCTGA
- a CDS encoding biotin transporter BioY, with translation MTSRAATLADVAVPAIGSSEAARWLRASLLVGGGAGLTAISAQIVWFAPWNPLVPYTFQTAAVLLVGTALGARLGLASMLLYVALGAAGLGVFADGSSGLAADGALRFSVGYLGGFILAGALVGWLAERGWDRSPASTIGLMVLGNLAIYAVGVPALMAIAGLDLATALRVGALDFVPWDLIKIAAAAALLPLAWRAVRPSERG, from the coding sequence ATGACCAGTCGCGCCGCAACCCTGGCCGATGTCGCTGTCCCGGCGATCGGTTCGAGCGAGGCGGCCCGATGGCTACGCGCCTCGCTCCTGGTCGGCGGCGGGGCGGGCCTCACCGCCATCTCGGCCCAGATCGTGTGGTTCGCGCCCTGGAACCCGCTGGTGCCGTATACCTTCCAGACGGCCGCGGTGCTGCTGGTCGGCACAGCCCTCGGCGCACGGCTGGGCCTGGCCTCGATGCTGCTGTATGTCGCGCTCGGGGCGGCGGGGCTGGGCGTCTTCGCCGATGGGTCGTCGGGGCTTGCCGCCGACGGGGCGCTGAGATTCAGCGTCGGCTACCTGGGTGGCTTCATCCTGGCCGGGGCACTGGTCGGCTGGCTCGCCGAGCGCGGCTGGGATCGGTCGCCCGCCTCGACGATCGGGCTCATGGTGCTCGGCAACCTCGCCATCTACGCCGTCGGCGTGCCGGCCCTGATGGCGATCGCGGGGCTTGACCTGGCCACTGCCTTACGGGTCGGCGCGCTCGACTTCGTCCCGTGGGACCTGATCAAGATCGCGGCTGCCGCAGCGCTCCTGCCCCTGGCCTGGCGCGCCGTCAGGCCTTCGGAGCGCGGCTGA
- a CDS encoding translation elongation factor-like protein translates to MSEGHDPEQAIGTVTHYFSHLSVAAVALTDVLRVGDRIHITGHTTNVEQTVESMEVDHQKVVTAGPGDDLALAVADHVRDHDKVYREA, encoded by the coding sequence ATGTCCGAGGGACACGACCCCGAACAGGCGATCGGGACCGTCACCCACTACTTCAGCCACCTCTCGGTGGCCGCCGTCGCTCTCACCGATGTACTGCGGGTGGGCGACCGCATCCACATCACGGGTCACACGACGAACGTGGAGCAGACCGTCGAGTCGATGGAGGTCGATCACCAGAAGGTGGTGACCGCCGGCCCTGGAGACGACCTGGCGCTGGCCGTGGCGGACCATGTCAGGGACCACGACAAGGTCTACCGCGAAGCCTGA
- a CDS encoding DUF4349 domain-containing protein, translated as MPNANRRFTRPLSVRTLAILSLLMVASIVAACAAASGPGAAPGDGRDLGGGPVTGGTDEGGNGEQPASLADQKIIKTGEISIEVPDVARALARVRAMALQLDGYVGGSQAGTRDEAATLTLRIPADRFEDALARLHELDGDVVVEATNEQDVTSAVVDLEARIANLQASETQYRSLLSKAVKIEDILAVQTRLDDVRGQIEQLQAQHKELSGLADLSTLHVTLIPSALQQAAGSWDPGKTVADAFAALVAVGQGVGNGAIWFVIVWLPALIALGLLVLLVMRLFPGLRNRISRAPKA; from the coding sequence ATGCCCAACGCCAATCGGCGCTTCACGCGTCCCTTGTCCGTGAGAACGCTGGCGATCCTGAGTCTGCTGATGGTTGCGTCCATCGTCGCCGCCTGCGCTGCGGCCAGCGGGCCGGGTGCTGCGCCCGGCGACGGCCGAGATCTCGGCGGTGGGCCGGTCACCGGCGGCACCGACGAAGGCGGCAACGGCGAACAGCCCGCCAGCCTCGCCGACCAGAAGATCATCAAGACCGGAGAGATCAGCATCGAGGTGCCCGATGTCGCCAGGGCGTTGGCCCGCGTGCGCGCTATGGCCCTCCAGCTCGACGGATACGTGGGCGGCTCACAGGCTGGGACCCGGGACGAGGCGGCGACGCTGACGTTGCGCATCCCCGCCGATCGGTTCGAGGATGCCCTCGCGCGTCTGCACGAGCTCGACGGTGACGTCGTCGTCGAGGCAACCAACGAGCAGGACGTGACCTCGGCGGTGGTGGACCTCGAGGCCAGGATCGCGAACCTGCAGGCCTCTGAGACCCAGTACCGCTCCCTGTTGAGCAAGGCGGTCAAGATCGAGGACATCCTGGCTGTTCAGACCCGGCTTGACGACGTTCGCGGCCAGATCGAGCAGCTTCAGGCACAGCATAAGGAGCTCAGTGGGCTGGCCGACCTCTCCACCCTGCATGTGACGCTGATTCCCAGCGCGCTGCAGCAGGCTGCTGGCAGCTGGGATCCCGGCAAAACGGTTGCGGACGCCTTCGCGGCGCTGGTAGCCGTTGGTCAGGGCGTCGGGAACGGCGCGATCTGGTTCGTGATCGTGTGGCTGCCCGCCCTTATCGCGCTGGGGCTCCTGGTCCTGCTGGTCATGCGCCTGTTCCCTGGCCTGCGCAACCGGATCAGCCGCGCTCCGAAGGCCTGA
- a CDS encoding MmcQ/YjbR family DNA-binding protein yields MTAADLLEQLRRAAFALPEAWEDHPWGESVAKVGKKVFVFFGSTDGDEPFGFSVKLPISNDEALSMPFTVPTGYGLDRGNWVTVRPPDDVPLDLLLAWIEESYRTVAPKALVAQLDAPGMGRG; encoded by the coding sequence GTGACCGCCGCCGACCTGCTCGAGCAGCTGCGCCGCGCTGCCTTCGCGCTCCCCGAAGCCTGGGAGGATCATCCGTGGGGTGAATCGGTTGCCAAGGTCGGCAAGAAGGTGTTCGTCTTCTTCGGCTCGACCGATGGCGACGAGCCATTCGGCTTCAGCGTGAAGCTCCCGATCTCGAACGACGAGGCACTCTCCATGCCGTTCACGGTGCCGACCGGCTACGGGCTCGATCGCGGCAACTGGGTCACGGTTCGGCCCCCCGATGATGTGCCGCTGGACCTGCTGCTGGCCTGGATCGAGGAGAGCTATCGCACGGTGGCACCGAAGGCGCTGGTGGCGCAGCTCGACGCGCCGGGGATGGGCCGGGGCTAA
- a CDS encoding DUF2330 domain-containing protein codes for MRRLAAPIAAFAFTLALAAPTLACGGLIGPNGAVNLLRTTTLAGYHDGVEHYITAFEFAGGGGAFGSIVPLPGIPTSVVKGGDWTLQRLLRETDPQPDFFAAAGAAESRAQVLQQVRIDALDITILKGGGAEIGVWAKEHGFSLPPDAPEVLDFYAGRSPIFMAAAFDAAAAAERGQAIGDGTPVHLSIPTDNPWVPLRILALGKSAAEAVQADVYLLTDEHPALLPAPGSKLAAGGLNLTHSDSASAELLADLRSDKGMEWVPEDAWLTKIEIDASAGNLRFDLAIDPTGAGQPSLRDAGLAPFGPLPAPPTWTPLFVMLLAVSSAIPLGGAWLLALGTRNGGRGRPLAG; via the coding sequence ATGCGTCGCCTCGCCGCCCCGATAGCCGCATTCGCATTCACCCTTGCACTCGCCGCGCCCACCCTGGCCTGCGGCGGCTTGATCGGCCCGAACGGCGCCGTCAACCTGCTGCGCACGACCACCCTGGCCGGCTATCACGACGGCGTCGAGCATTACATCACCGCATTTGAGTTCGCCGGGGGCGGCGGCGCGTTCGGCAGCATCGTCCCGCTGCCAGGCATCCCGACCAGCGTCGTGAAGGGAGGCGATTGGACCCTCCAGCGCCTGCTGCGCGAGACCGATCCTCAGCCAGACTTCTTTGCCGCAGCCGGCGCTGCCGAGTCACGCGCGCAGGTGCTGCAGCAGGTGCGCATCGATGCGCTCGACATCACCATCCTGAAGGGTGGCGGCGCTGAGATCGGCGTCTGGGCCAAGGAGCACGGCTTCTCGCTCCCGCCCGATGCGCCCGAGGTGCTCGACTTCTATGCCGGGCGCTCTCCGATCTTCATGGCAGCCGCCTTCGACGCCGCCGCGGCCGCGGAGCGCGGCCAGGCGATCGGGGATGGAACACCGGTGCACCTGAGCATCCCGACCGACAACCCCTGGGTCCCGTTGCGCATCCTGGCGCTGGGCAAGAGCGCGGCCGAGGCGGTTCAGGCCGATGTCTACCTGCTCACCGACGAGCATCCGGCTCTCCTGCCCGCTCCTGGCAGCAAGCTGGCCGCGGGTGGCCTGAACCTGACCCACAGCGATTCGGCCAGCGCCGAGCTTCTCGCCGATCTGCGCTCTGACAAGGGGATGGAGTGGGTGCCGGAGGACGCGTGGCTGACAAAGATCGAGATCGACGCCTCGGCGGGGAACCTGCGCTTCGACCTGGCAATCGACCCGACCGGGGCCGGCCAGCCGTCCCTGCGCGATGCCGGACTGGCCCCCTTCGGGCCGCTGCCGGCGCCGCCAACATGGACCCCGCTGTTCGTCATGCTGCTGGCCGTCTCGTCCGCGATCCCGTTGGGCGGCGCCTGGCTGCTGGCGCTGGGAACGCGCAACGGCGGCCGAGGCCGGCCGCTCGCCGGCTGA
- a CDS encoding carbamoyl phosphate synthase small subunit: MRTSLTREPTTPPATERSASFFVPGILALEGGTLFRGRLRGALRSAEGDLIFSTAASGWGEILTDPSYAGQIVVLTHPMVGSYRIDPDELESDRVHPRAVIVTRLVTPPTGPGRSFEELLIEAGIPALEGIDTRALTLELRRGAARKAVIRAATDDAGATEQARQIVGWEAVDHVAAVSTRASYRLAAAGTRRGHATLIDFGVKRSLLRALTERGLEVEVLPHDATATDVAATEPDLVVLSPGPGDPSRMAPQIETAQQLAERAVAGGPPVLGICLGHQLLALAAGAETRRLAVGHHGGNHAVLELATGRVDIGAHNHEVEVLDGPMLAAGGYRVSHRDLNDGTVEGLLHASGRIASVQFHPEGAPGPIDAARVFDVAVNGVTA, encoded by the coding sequence TTGCGCACAAGCCTGACCCGCGAACCCACGACGCCACCCGCCACCGAGCGGTCGGCGTCGTTTTTCGTGCCGGGGATCCTCGCGCTCGAGGGCGGGACGCTCTTCCGTGGCCGCCTGCGCGGCGCCTTACGCTCGGCAGAGGGCGACCTGATCTTCTCGACGGCCGCCTCCGGCTGGGGCGAGATCCTGACCGATCCCTCGTACGCGGGCCAGATCGTGGTCCTCACCCATCCGATGGTCGGCAGCTACCGGATCGATCCGGACGAGCTCGAGTCCGACCGGGTGCATCCCAGGGCCGTCATTGTCACCCGGCTGGTGACGCCACCGACTGGCCCGGGTCGCTCGTTCGAGGAGCTGCTGATCGAGGCCGGCATTCCGGCACTCGAGGGGATCGACACGCGCGCCCTGACGCTCGAGCTGCGGCGCGGCGCGGCGCGCAAGGCGGTCATTCGCGCCGCCACCGATGACGCGGGGGCGACCGAGCAGGCGAGGCAGATCGTCGGTTGGGAGGCGGTCGACCACGTCGCGGCGGTCTCGACGCGCGCGTCGTACCGCCTTGCAGCGGCTGGCACCCGTCGCGGGCATGCGACCCTCATCGACTTCGGCGTGAAGCGGTCGCTCCTGCGCGCCCTCACCGAGCGTGGCCTGGAGGTCGAGGTGCTGCCTCACGACGCCACCGCCACGGACGTGGCCGCCACCGAACCGGACCTCGTGGTCCTCTCGCCGGGCCCGGGCGATCCCTCGCGCATGGCGCCCCAGATCGAGACGGCGCAGCAGCTGGCAGAACGGGCGGTGGCGGGCGGTCCGCCCGTTCTGGGGATCTGCCTCGGCCATCAGCTCCTGGCCCTTGCCGCGGGGGCAGAAACGCGCCGCCTGGCGGTCGGGCATCACGGCGGCAACCACGCCGTGCTCGAGCTGGCCACCGGTCGCGTGGACATCGGTGCCCACAACCACGAGGTCGAGGTCCTCGACGGTCCGATGCTGGCGGCTGGCGGCTACCGGGTCAGCCACCGGGATCTCAACGACGGAACGGTCGAGGGGCTGTTGCATGCCTCGGGCCGGATCGCATCGGTCCAGTTCCACCCGGAGGGGGCTCCCGGACCGATCGACGCGGCGCGGGTCTTCGACGTGGCAGTCAACGGGGTCACGGCATGA
- a CDS encoding VIT1/CCC1 transporter family protein — protein sequence MQSPPPGTPAVDFDRSWVRDHLADERRKASLLGEIREAIFGAQDGLVSTLAVVSTVAGASADRVPVLIAGIATGLAGVFSMAAGEYMSSKSQREIFVAQIAGEREEVAERPGEAEAEMAYMFEEDGLPREEASAVAGTIAAHSDVLLKTMVEKELGLTGEHAEGSPMQGALVMGTSFGLGALVPVLVYLVLPIEVAIWAAVVASGGVLFGIGVLKSRWTRQAWLRSGLEILVLGAFAGIAGFFFGNLLPTLLGVPATPV from the coding sequence ATGCAGTCACCACCCCCAGGCACGCCCGCCGTAGATTTCGACCGCAGCTGGGTCCGAGATCACCTCGCCGATGAGCGGCGCAAGGCAAGCCTGCTCGGTGAGATCCGCGAGGCGATCTTTGGGGCGCAGGACGGGCTGGTCAGCACCCTGGCGGTGGTGAGCACCGTCGCGGGCGCCTCCGCGGATCGCGTTCCGGTGCTGATCGCCGGCATCGCCACCGGCCTCGCGGGTGTCTTCAGCATGGCCGCCGGCGAGTACATGAGCAGCAAGAGCCAGCGCGAGATCTTTGTGGCTCAAATCGCCGGCGAACGCGAGGAGGTCGCGGAACGCCCCGGCGAGGCCGAAGCCGAGATGGCCTACATGTTCGAGGAGGATGGCCTGCCTCGCGAGGAGGCCTCGGCCGTGGCCGGGACCATCGCGGCGCATTCCGACGTGCTGCTCAAGACGATGGTTGAGAAGGAGCTGGGCCTCACTGGCGAGCACGCGGAGGGGAGCCCGATGCAGGGCGCGTTGGTGATGGGGACCAGCTTCGGCCTGGGGGCGCTGGTGCCGGTGCTTGTGTACCTGGTTTTGCCGATCGAGGTCGCGATTTGGGCCGCGGTCGTGGCCAGCGGCGGCGTGCTGTTCGGGATCGGCGTGCTCAAGAGCCGATGGACGCGGCAGGCGTGGCTGCGATCCGGCCTCGAGATCCTGGTCCTCGGCGCCTTCGCCGGCATTGCCGGATTCTTCTTCGGCAACCTGCTGCCGACCCTGCTGGGAGTCCCCGCGACTCCGGTCTAG